Sequence from the Rutidosis leptorrhynchoides isolate AG116_Rl617_1_P2 chromosome 3, CSIRO_AGI_Rlap_v1, whole genome shotgun sequence genome:
ctttgtgttcctcttcgtttttagaatagatcaaaatatcatcgatgaacacgataacgaatttgtcgaggtaaggtttgcacacgcggttcatgagatccatgaacaccgccggtgcattagtgagaccgaaaggcatgacaaggaattcataactaccataacgagtccggaaagcggttttggagacatcttcccccttaacccttagttgatgataacccgaacggagatcgatttttgagtatacacgagaaccttgtagttgatcaaaaaggtcatcaatgcgaggaagaggatatcggttcttaaccgtcaatttgtttagttcacgataatcaatgcacattcgtagggatccgtctttcttcttgacgaacaaaatcggagcgccccatggtgaatggctaggttgaatgaaaccacggtcaagtaactcttggatttgactttgtaattcttgcaattcggatggagcgagtctatatggtgcacgcgctacgggtgcggctcctggaataagatcgatttgaaattcaaccggtcgatgaggtggaagacccggtaattcgtcgggaaatacatcggaaaagtcactaacaattggcacaccttcgatgcgcttttcgtcggcctcgactttcttaacgtgagcaagaatcgcgaaacaacccttgcgaagtagctttcgaactttaaggcacgaaacgagattgagtccggtgcaatttttgtcgccatagacaatcaatggttcaccattctcgataggaattcggattgcgtgaagatcgcaaagaatgtgagatttatttttgaccatccaattcataccgattattacatcaaaactccctaattccatgggtatcaagtcaatttcaaattctttacccaaaatgttcaaggtacacccccggtaatatgtgtcggcacttaagagttttccgtcggccacttcgatggaataagtagtatctaaagggtgtggtggagtgcaaagggtaggagccaaagtcttagacacaaaacatttatcggcacccgaatcgaataagcaagtaacataagagttgttgagaagaaacgtacccgtgactagttcattgtcatctcgggcttcctcggtgttgatgttaaaggctcggcctcggttgttggggttggctttctttttcgggcattcgttcttataatggcccgtttggccacattcgtaacaagtgaccatttttggaggattgggcccctttcgagcaacgggggcggcgcttgtgcaattgttggccctatgaccaacaccttggcaacggtgacaaactagtttgttacattcgccgtgatgatgcttgtggcatttgttgcaaaaaggtaagtttccgacataacccttcttgccgtcgttgttgaaaggctttttggtgaaggtgttgttgtagtaggttgatggagtggcttcccatttccttttgttgccacccgacttatcctcggccttaggagccggcactacgacttcgtcaaccgtttcaattagttggcgagccatgttcatagcggcttgatgagtagtgggtttggatgagatcaccccttgtttgatgctttttggaagaccgagcatgtagagctcaatcctttgagattcggggttaaccagattaggacacatcaaggatagttcggcgaagcgttgattataagctttaagatcgtttccgaccgctttcaaagctcttagttcttcctcaagctttcgggtttcttcgcgcggaaaatattcaacaatcatcttttcctttagatcggcccaagagagggcatgagcttcatcggtacccaccgattgaacataggtgttccaccatgttagagcaattccggagaaagtgtgggtggagtatttgaccttgtcttgatcccgacaaccgcttatgctaaagacggcctcggtttgttcaaaccaacgagtaagcacaaccggtcccccggttccatcataagtgtgaggtttgcaccccatgaaagctttgtaggagcatccctcgtttgagttaccggccccattgttgttgttgttgttgtggttgttgttattgttattgttgttggaagagtgaccggccatggccgcatctacggcggtagctatcatccgttcgagagcttgttcgggagtttcattgcggcgtacacgacgaggagccattgttccttcaaaacaaaagaataccgttggttagtattctaaataatactaaccgtgatatgggataaagatagagagaaaattatccttgacccgccttaaattctttatgtcataatgtcggaacgtccatgtgaatcaccgtaatataatcccggaaattatattaccctgattctcatgtgcatttaacattacttcataaagtcaaggtggcgcatcaacaaaatttatcaacgtaagatcaagatcgaatacgagttagatatgatagaagagtttgagtataaatgcacaattagtcaaataattcctacttcagtctatatgccggttgtagtctagattcacctatgtaccctatgactcggggtggacacaaatgaactctaaatccctacaaccaaggctctgataccacttgtagcgacccgaccaaatcgtcaagtgacggcgtcggctacgtgggtcccattacctgattataagtcttttagataacttttgaccaaaatatgtcgccttcatttcaaaataaagattgtttcaaagtttacaagaattgttcaaccaatagttaagttacaacgttataatacgaatgaaatctaggcgacacagtttaaagtaaagtcaaaagacgctccatgaaatgcacgtatactcgacatccaatgcaagtatcaaataatgagcggaagcatgtatcacctaagttcaaggacctgagaaaaacatagagaatctgtcaacgaaaacgttggtgaaatcataggtttaaataagtaaaatgagtaaaagcaagctgaaccacaagagttgcaatattgataaagtcatagtacattctaaaagttaatattcacgagcacccaattatcaaagcttaacattccgtccgttgaataccccgtaaattagtgctagaacaacactgtttcccgaaaatatatttcatccgtagacggtagcgaaccgtcaaagatgagggttgtcaacccatatggccatataacataagttctcgcttacaccatctgatgtaactaatgataatcggattgaggattttcgttctaaactcgtatgtagaatgtttgttttcccgttcttgtgttcacttagttcaaaagaatcgtttatgttttctcatcccaaaagtaagtttaaaagagtaaaagtgggactatgatctcaccttgtatgcacgaaccaaaaagtacttcgacaagtaacgtgtgctaagaacaatgctagtcttgacctaaacaaataggttgtatcaataacgatagtcacgaagggtcaaagatgttcaattagtcctatggctcaatacgactcgattatgtagcatgtgcaatcaaattgtcaagtttcatgcaaggtacaagtatataaacaagttaggagggttgcataatcatttggttaagtttgacaaaaagtcaaactttggtcggtcaaagtcaacaaaaagtcaacacgttcgggtcgggtctcggacaaattttctctgctagttattcatatataagcattttaaaacaagttacatgtaaattggaggtctagaacatgccaaacatttttcgtcaaaaggtcaagcaaacagccagttttaggcaaacgggacggcgtcctgagaagctagacggcgtcccggttttaaggttgggacggcgtccccagtatctggacggcgtcctgatcggtttccaggccctgtttgctgtatttcctaagtgcacgaaccaaaacacaaaccaacacatttcatgacccgcaaataatcaagatatgtatctcatatcatcggaaaggtaatttgacaaggaacataactaagcacttttcattaatcaaaattccacttacaactaccaaaaaccgccatcaatgttcctcattcaatgcatacaagtcataaatgccatttaatgattcggtaaccaatttacatgaacaatatgccgtttcgaaggtaattaagcatacaacacaacctaacacttacaactaacattccatgtcattcaaatcattaaaagtccattttaagttcatgaaaccttaacctaaattcaccaaatttcataatcaagtttaggaggtttcattaatcgaactatacatcataatgaagctagtaacactagaaacacaattaaaacatgcactttaacaatctaacaacatttgatcatccaaaatcaaggatttagcaagtaattttcatattgaactagttacaccaaaaacaacgaatcgagcatacaatttacatacacgacatcacaatgagccatagacgctaattaacaactttataagtcaagaacacgaatttaaagaaatctagtgttttagaaatgttacccaaatgagatgaagttggtaccaaaacgaagaggaagttgcaaggagttcaaatatgtaatttgttttgcaaaatacccgctagatcataaatggatgatgaatctttgtgtttgaatgttgagaggatttgaaagtagtaaTAAGAGGAagaggagatgaaatgaatggatgaaaaggggttgactctttgacctagtcaaatgtttcaacctttggcaagtttggtccctcaactttaaatcgggtgcgggaattacctaaacgagataattcaacgcataataacgggatgtgttataaacatataacggaacttaaatagttaaacggaaaagtaaacgaaaaaggcgggatgttacagaaatgGAAGAGGTAGGGGTACTGATCAATTGTTTATGTTGTTTTGAAATTGATTTTAGGATTTTGGTGATAATATTGATTTTATGGATttgattattagtgataataaagttttatattttaagatttgtgtgttttttaattttataaatttgaGCAGAAAAGTCACAGACTTTAAttaaaaaatttataaatattttgtGCCAGTGGTCCGTCTTTTTTAATGAAGAAAATAGTtaaaagacgaatttaccctcacatgcaatgcaCATGCCAAGGGTTAACGGTCAATTTAGACGGAAGTTAGATGGAGGGACGCGGATTGCCAAATTATGCAATTaaaaggactcgaaaatccaaaaaaaaaacttgagggactcggattgcaatttcgtgtataaatgaaggaccaacggagcaaaaaagtcataCAATTATTATCTGTTTATTTTGGTGTATACAAATATTGTATGTCTATGTAACCAAACTATTTAGTTAACAAAACACCAAACTATCATAGCTATTTTGTTTATGTAAATACCTCAACGCGAGGTCTGGACCGGACCTCGTTATTACTATAGCTAGTACTTTGGATTTTGTAATGTTAAATTTCTTAAGATCAATAAAAACTACATAATCTAGATGATTAATAATTCGGAAATATACTACTTAAACTATGAATATTTAAAATCTTATAAAAATACTTTATAGAACTCATATTTTAAGTGTCCTATTCCTATCTCTATCTCAAAGCAATATTAACAAAACATATTATAAAAGATTCTTCATGTTTAAATTCGGACATTTAGATGAATAAAGTTCAATATTTTTTTTTCACTGTTGgattaatttaattaaattattaacaaATATATTACCCATTTAAATAATTCGATCTCCACTATAATTTCCTAAATTAAACAAACCCATATGCCATATGAGAAGCACGCTAATTATCCTATAAGCTAATTACGGAGTAATACATaacatatactccctccgtcccatatttattgtcaccagacaaaaaatacacagttttagaaaatctcactaactttatttctccaccaatgaaatatcttccctTTCCAGATcctccaatgaaatatcttctttcctttctatttatggaagtggacaattaatttgggacatcccaaaatggaatagtgGACAATAATATAGAAACGGAGGGAGTACTAAAATCTATCCTATCCTACTATTCATTAAAAGAGAGTTTTTATTAGCTAATAAATGTTTGAAAAACTCCCTTAATCACCGTTAGATTAAAAAATTAAGTTATAATACCCCTTAATCTAACGGCTCAAATTCATCATCTCTCATTATTAGGTAATAAATCAAAAAAACTTTATAATGTACCCAAAGTACCCTTGGTTAAACCTTCCGGATTCTTAACTGATACGGAGTGATAAACATCTCCTTCATTCACCCTCATCCCGTCATTTTACAAAACCATTCATAATAGTGCTTCATCAATTTTCAATTATATGATTTGAAGTGTCGAATTAATAGCTCAATTGTCAATCAAGCAATCTGTTTCAAGATGATCCATACAGCCAATTACATCTCTGAAATCTAATCGGTATAAGTTTTCATCACTCGCTACATTGGCAGAATTTAGGGTTTCGATCGACGATCTTTTATTCGTTTCCGACTTCATACAAATCGAAAGTTGATGTTGATAACATATTTTTCCATTCGTTTTCGATTCAGATTCAGATGTTAACACGATAACTACTAATTCATTTAACTGTTAATTCTGCTTTGGTATTcaggtttttttattttttaaactctgactatatgtttaatatttttttttttttggttaaactTCCATGACCGATCAGTATATTCTTAAAGTCAGTGAGGGAGAAGAAGCACATTGTCTTAGTGGATTTACAAGGGTCTTGATGTGTCAGCTCCACTCAGACCTCTAAGGTAAGATCACTTGGTATTGATGCCGATCAGTTATTTCTTCTTTTTTTGTTGTTCCTCTTCTGCTTTTACATTAAGTAATAACTCATGTATAAATAGTGTTGCTTGGTTAATTTTCAGTCTGAATTCTGAAATGTATTGTTATCCACTATCCGTCTTTAATATGTTTCTACACTTTTAATCAATAGTCAGCTGGTCTAATGGTTGGTTGCTGGTACTGACATATTGTTTGATTAGTGCACGAATTAGTTATCTTAGCACATGCTAGAAATGTTGAAACTATATGATTGATGTAATTGATTGGTTGTCTTTTGAAGTGAGTAGTATAGTAATTTATGTATCATTGCACATGTATATATTCATCTATGCCAAATACTTTATAAAGTTTCTACTTTGTTTTCTTTACATGTTTTTTACAGTGGGCtttgaacattttgaagaaacCAATTGTCTCCGAGAGTTGGTTGCACCAATGTTGGAAAGAACATCGAGTTGTTCCTCACGAGTCAtacaaagttcttccattttccggGTTAACGATTAGTGTTACCCAAATTCCTTTAGGTTGAATAACATGAAAATCATAAAATTCTGTCTTTATTTCAACCCATAAGTTGTTACATGTTTCTCTACTAATACCTAGAAAACATGTTTAATCTATCACAGATGAGCGAAAGGAGAGAGAAAAACTTGTCCTACAAAATGGAGGCAAATACTCTGCTGAAGTCACACAAAAGGGTACTCATTTAGTGTGTGATATATCCTTATTACATGATATTGCATTGATCTTAATGTAAATCATGCTTAATGTTACTGTATACTCGATCGTTCCAAGTATTTTTCTTTTAATATCTTAAAAAACGGATGTTTCCTTAACTAATAGTACGCTCCTGAAGGTGACAAATACAAGGTTGCCAAAAGATGGGGTCACATTCATATTGTTGCTAGGGCATGGTTTAATCAGTCTGTTGCTAGAAGAGGTAATACTTAACTGTAATCCCACTTTAACTCTGATAGTTTGATGTTTTTCACCTTCAAAATTCTATAGTATGAGTTTAATGTTAGGGATTCCTGTTCTCTTTAACGTTTGACTGGTGTTGACTTTTGTAGTTAATTAATGTAAGCTTAATTTCGGTCTTTCTgtctaaaaaaaatatttttcttaattaCATAGCAATTGTGCAACTTGGGTTAGTTTAGTCATGATAGTTCATTTTGTTTATGTGAAGGTGAAAGGAAGTTTTTAATCTAGGATCCTTTAAGTTTCATTTTTGATCGCATATGCTATTAGTTGATTTATGGCTTAACATGAATTTAGATAAGGTTGAAATAGTTGCGAGTCGGGACGTTGGAGGAACGAGTCAGTCGGGTCGGGGATGAGTCGGGTGTTGACCAATattgacttttagtaataaattaataaaatacaaatatatattacattaaaaTATAACAAACATAAATATTTTAAACATAGATATATCATATATGGCACAAAATCTAATGTTAAAAAACATAGATTTTTTTTACTTAACTTTGACTTTGACCCGACTCAGCCCGACTTTGACCCGATTTTTAGcattgaccgactttgacccgatTTTTTAGCATTGACGacttttaatgcggttttgggcaaGTCAGGATGGGCTAGACCCCAAACCGACGCGTCGCCCGACTTTTACAACAGTGAATTTAGGATGTATCAGCTCGGATTCtgaaaatcatatatattttttcCGTATCAGCATGCTTAAATGAGGAATCATATCCTGTCAAAAGAAGCCCTGCCCCATCCACAAATAGTCAGAAAACTTCTTTATAGAAGAAACAAGAAATTTCATCAAGAAAATCACATGTTGTTACACATTCTATGGCCCACCAAGAAATTTCAAGTGATGGGTTTTTAGATGCTGACCTGGAAGCAACGTTATCGCAGAATATGGCTTCTACACTCTCAGATATTCCCGGCATTGTTAATGAGGAGAATATGAATACAACACCACCAAACATACAACCTAATGTTCTATGGACATGGATGGTTGTGTTCCTGAAGATTCTCAATCCGAAGACAATGATTTGTACTTGTTAGACTGCAAAATTCATCTTGTTGGTTTCAATGCTTCTGAGATGCGTAGATTGGTCAACATGGTCCGAAGAGGAGCTGGGTCCCATTATATGTCTCTTAACGAACAGTTAACACACATAGTTGTTGGAACTCCCTCAGGAAcgtaaatatattttcttttttctttttttaattaaATATCAGTTTACTTGGATTGTACTATTTTGTCAAATATTATACAACAAATAAGTCACTTATTTGTTATGACTAATGCAGTGAAAAGAAAGAAGTAAGAAGCTTGTCTGCTATGGGTGTCATCAATGTGGTAAGAACAGTATGGCTCGAGGACTGTGAACGTGAAAAGAAAGAAATTCCTGTTACCCGAAGACACGTTGCCTATGATTTGCTCCTCCCAAAAGGTGTAGTATTCATCTATTAGTATTTATTGGTTCTCATGTTACTTAAATTTGTGCACCTACTAATTAAAGTAGGTTGTTCTATCATACTTACACTATTGAAACTACAAAATTGTCACAAGTATTGGCATAACCTTGATAACATTGTCTAAGTTTGTTCATCTTGTTCAGCAACTGTGAATCTTGATTTTGCAgattccatatcttccaataaaggATCTACATGTGCTGTGCCTATCCAAAAACAAGGGAACCCCTTAACTGTTCAACCGCCATATTTGCGTTATATGTTGCTGTCAAATCACAGCTGAGAACTGGAAGTCTAACCCAAAGAATCTGCAGTATGCACAAGTGTGTTGGAGTGTAATGGTACCTTGGAAAAGTGGAGTTTTGTTAAACTCAGGTAGAAGATCTATTGTAAAGCAATTAGGACGCATTCCTGTTGTTTGATAAAATGCCTCTATGAATAATGGTTCATATATTCTGTATAATGTTTCATGAAATATGTATGTTATCTAAGGTTTAATTAATCTGTCCATTTTTATTTCATTTGAAAAAATCAATTAAACTCGGGTAGAAGATCTGTTGTAAAGCAATTAGGGTATAGGGTTGGTGTTTTAAATTATCCATTTTTATTTCAATTGAACAAATCAATTAAACTCAGGTAGAACATCTGTGTTAAagcaattagggtttaaggtttaaggtttagtgtttagAGTTTAAGATAGGttgtagggtttaggtttaggattCATGGTGTAGGGTTAAGTGtgtaaagtttatgtttatgtttagctttatgtttaggtttaggtttaggtttagggtatagggtttagggtttatagttttGTGCATAGTTTAATTTTAGGttgtagggttagggtttatgatttagggtttagtgtttatatTTAGATTTAGGTTTTGCTTTATGTTTAGGTTTAggatttaggtttagggtttagggtttagagtttagtgtctAGAGATTAGGAATAGGTTGTAATGTTTAGAATTTAGTTGTATAAGATAGGTTGTAGGGTTTTGGTTTAGTGTTTATGGTTTATTGTTTGGGGTTTAGGATTAGTTTGTAGGGTTTGGGTTTAGCTTTTATGGTTTATGTTTAGGTTTAAGATTTAGGT
This genomic interval carries:
- the LOC139897574 gene encoding uncharacterized protein codes for the protein MDMDGCVPEDSQSEDNDLYLLDCKIHLVGFNASEMRRLVNMVRRGAGSHYMSLNEQLTHIVVGTPSGTEKKEVRSLSAMGVINVVRTVWLEDCEREKKEIPVTRRHVAYDLLLPKDSISSNKGSTCAVPIQKQGNPLTVQPPYLRYMLLSNHS